A section of the Candidatus Eisenbacteria bacterium genome encodes:
- a CDS encoding ABC transporter permease, with amino-acid sequence MRDVLREHLREIGFPRLMIGAFLVILFGVAVVTRMDIASLITDSLLRVGRNGLLVLALLPAIQGGIGLNFGLPIGIICGLVSCVIALNSGLTGWAALGISAALGVAFAIPAGLAYGWLLNRTRGQEMMVGTYLGFAVVSAMSIFWITAPFTNPTLIWSIGGRGLRTTLTLSGVYDKILDRLWAFELWGVRVPTGTFVMLALACALVALFFRSRAGISIMAARSNPRFALAAGISDTRTRVQAAVLSTVIAALGIVVFAQSYGFLQLYTAPLLMAFPAVACILIGGASVQRASLTHVIVGTLLFQTILTVALPVTSQVVQGDISETARLIIQNGMILYALTRRGDR; translated from the coding sequence ATGCGTGACGTGCTGCGCGAACACCTGCGCGAGATCGGCTTTCCGCGCCTCATGATCGGCGCGTTCCTCGTGATCCTGTTCGGAGTCGCGGTCGTGACCCGGATGGACATCGCGTCTCTGATCACCGACTCGCTGCTGCGCGTCGGCCGCAACGGACTTCTGGTGCTGGCGCTGCTCCCCGCCATCCAGGGCGGCATCGGGCTCAACTTCGGGCTCCCGATCGGAATCATCTGCGGGCTCGTCTCGTGCGTGATCGCGCTCAACTCGGGCCTCACCGGATGGGCGGCACTCGGCATCTCGGCAGCACTCGGAGTCGCGTTCGCGATTCCCGCCGGGCTCGCCTACGGCTGGCTGCTCAACCGCACGCGCGGGCAGGAGATGATGGTCGGCACCTACCTGGGCTTCGCGGTGGTGTCGGCGATGAGCATCTTCTGGATCACGGCGCCGTTCACGAACCCCACGCTGATCTGGTCGATCGGCGGTCGCGGCCTGCGCACCACGCTCACCTTGAGCGGCGTCTACGACAAGATCCTCGACCGCCTGTGGGCGTTCGAGCTCTGGGGCGTGCGCGTGCCGACCGGCACGTTTGTCATGCTGGCGCTCGCCTGTGCGCTGGTGGCCCTGTTCTTCCGCTCGCGCGCCGGCATCTCGATCATGGCCGCACGCTCGAATCCGCGCTTCGCACTCGCCGCCGGAATTTCCGACACGCGCACGCGCGTGCAGGCCGCGGTGCTCTCGACCGTGATCGCGGCACTCGGCATCGTGGTGTTCGCTCAGTCGTACGGCTTCCTGCAGCTCTACACCGCACCGCTGCTGATGGCGTTCCCGGCGGTCGCCTGCATCCTGATCGGCGGGGCCTCGGTGCAGCGCGCCTCGCTCACGCACGTGATCGTCGGCACACTGCTGTTCCAGACCATCCTCACCGTCGCGCTGCCGGTCACGAGTCAGGTAGTGCAGGGCGACATCTCGGAAACCGCGCGACTGATCATCCAGAACGGCATGATCCTGTACGCATTGACCCGCCGGGGAGACCGCTAG
- a CDS encoding sugar ABC transporter ATP-binding protein translates to MSTPVLELRGIAKEYYGNRVLKGVSLVVRPGTIHALVGENGAGKSTLMNVLFGMPVIRETGGYQGQVLLDGREVSFSQPEDAMAAGIGMVHQEFMLIPGFSVAENIKLNREPTRANPVSRLLGRNLETLDRTRIGRDARAALDRVGLNVEEWAVVAGMPVGHLQFIEIAREVDKEKIRLLIFDEPTAVLTESDAERLLAVMKSLAAKGLGLLFITHRLDEVLSIADDITVLRDGELVGTLDPKTTTVGRIAELMVGRPAAVRARSDLGEESRAEPILEVEHLAVDMPGERVEDVSFTLRKGEILGLAGLAGHGKIGIANGLMGLYPARGTVRKQGRSLALNDSRGAIHQRLAFVSEDRRGVGILPDESIELNIALTAIEAQGRFLHKGPVPALQLLDGAHLRRHALEMIKLLDIRCTGPRQHVRRLSGGNQQKVCLARAMTLEPDTLLVSEPTRGIDIGAKELVLGILRDLNTTQGISLIVTSSELAELRALCDRIAIVYHGRIVATLPSDASDQAFGLAMAGEVGHAHA, encoded by the coding sequence ATGAGCACACCGGTTCTCGAGCTGCGCGGTATCGCCAAGGAGTACTACGGCAACCGCGTGCTGAAGGGCGTTTCGCTGGTGGTGCGTCCCGGCACCATCCACGCGCTCGTCGGAGAGAACGGTGCCGGCAAGAGCACGCTGATGAACGTGCTGTTCGGCATGCCGGTGATTCGAGAGACCGGCGGCTATCAGGGCCAGGTGTTGCTCGACGGCCGCGAGGTGAGTTTTTCGCAGCCCGAAGACGCGATGGCGGCCGGCATCGGCATGGTGCATCAGGAGTTCATGCTGATCCCGGGCTTCTCGGTCGCGGAGAACATCAAGCTCAACCGCGAGCCGACGCGCGCCAATCCCGTCTCGCGACTGCTGGGGCGCAACCTGGAAACGCTCGATCGCACCCGCATCGGGCGTGACGCGCGGGCGGCTCTCGACCGCGTGGGCCTGAATGTCGAGGAGTGGGCGGTGGTGGCCGGGATGCCGGTCGGCCACCTTCAGTTCATCGAGATCGCGCGCGAGGTGGACAAGGAGAAGATCCGCCTGCTGATCTTCGACGAACCGACCGCGGTGCTGACCGAGAGCGATGCCGAGCGCCTGCTGGCGGTGATGAAGTCGCTCGCGGCCAAGGGCCTCGGGCTGCTGTTCATCACGCACCGGCTCGACGAGGTGCTGTCGATCGCCGACGACATCACGGTGTTGCGCGACGGCGAACTGGTGGGCACGCTGGATCCGAAGACCACCACCGTCGGACGCATCGCCGAACTGATGGTGGGTCGTCCGGCGGCGGTGCGGGCGCGCAGCGATCTCGGCGAGGAATCGCGGGCCGAGCCGATCCTCGAAGTCGAACACCTCGCCGTCGACATGCCGGGCGAACGCGTCGAGGACGTCTCGTTCACGCTTCGCAAGGGAGAGATCCTGGGGCTCGCCGGCCTCGCCGGCCACGGCAAGATCGGGATCGCGAACGGATTGATGGGGCTCTATCCGGCGCGCGGCACGGTGCGAAAGCAGGGCCGCTCACTCGCGCTCAACGATTCGCGCGGCGCCATCCACCAGCGGCTCGCGTTCGTGAGCGAGGATCGCCGCGGTGTCGGGATCCTGCCCGACGAGAGCATCGAGCTGAACATCGCGCTGACCGCGATCGAGGCGCAGGGGCGCTTCCTGCACAAGGGCCCGGTGCCGGCACTGCAGCTGCTCGATGGCGCGCACCTGAGACGGCACGCGCTCGAGATGATCAAGCTGCTCGACATCCGCTGCACCGGCCCGCGCCAGCACGTGCGGCGCCTGTCGGGCGGCAATCAGCAAAAGGTGTGTCTGGCCCGCGCCATGACGCTCGAACCCGACACGCTGCTGGTGTCGGAACCGACGCGCGGCATCGACATCGGCGCCAAGGAGCTGGTGCTCGGCATCCTGCGCGACCTCAATACCACCCAGGGCATCTCGCTGATCGTGACGTCGTCGGAGCTCGCCGAGCTGCGAGCGCTGTGCGACCGCATCGCGATCGTCTACCACGGTCGCATCGTGGCGACGCTTCCGAGCGATGCGAGCGATCAGGCGTTCGGGCTCGCGATGGCCGGCGAAGTGGGGCATGCGCATGCGTGA